Genomic DNA from Burkholderia vietnamiensis LMG 10929:
AAGCACGTTGACGCGCGACCGAGCACGCAGCGCCTCCCATAAACGGTAACCGTCGAATCGCCCGCCGCCCGGCACCGGACGGCGGGCGATCTGCGTTTCAGGTGCGGCGGATTGGCGATGTCGTCGCCGCGCGCGCATGATCGCGCGGCCGTCCGTTTCGATCTCGCATGCGCGGCCGTCGACACCGGTTGCTTGGCGAGGCTCCGAGGCGCCGGCGCTTTCGCGTGCGGCTCCTTAGGGTCTGTTTACATTCAACGAAATGTGTTTACATCTTGTCTTTTGCGCGAGCAGGCCAAGATGATTCGAACGTTACTGAGCAACGAGGTATGGGCACGAATCGAATCGGTGTTGCAGGGCAAGGAAGGCGATCCAGGGCGAACGGCGACCGACAATCGCTGGTTTATCGAAGGGGTTCTGTGGATTGGCCGGACCGGTTGCCCGTGGCGCGATCTGCCGAAGGAATTCGGACGATGGCATACGGTGTACATGCGCTTCTCCCGGTGGCGTCGCAAAGGCGTGTGGGGGCGCGTTGCGCACGCAGTGTCCGACGAAGCGGAGATCAAACGCGTGCTGATCGACTCGACCATCGTGCGTGCGCACCAGCATTCGGCCGGGGCCCGAAAAAAAGCGGCCCGCAAGGGCTCGGGCGTTCGCGCGGTGGACTGACGACCAAGCTGCATCTGGCTGTCGATGAAGCCGGGCGCCCCCTGCGAATGATCGCCACCGAAGGACAGGTCTCGGATATTTCCCGTGCGCACGAATTGGTTGAGCATTTGCGCACAGGTGCTGTGATCGCCGACAAATGAAATGAACGCGTCCCACCCTGCGGCCGAGTGGGAGGAAACGGAAGGGTGTGGACCCTCACGGGCCAACGGCATCGATGTGCCTAGGTGGAAAATGCACGCATTTCCAAAGCAACCGGAGGATCCACGATGGACAGTATTGCAGTCGGTGTAGACATCGCCAAGCACGTGTTCCAGGTTCATTACATCGATCAGGAAACGGGCGAAATCGTGAACAAGCCTATCAAGCGGGCCAAGTTTCTTGAGCACTTTGCCAACCGTGCCAGATGCCTGATCGGAATGGAAGCCTGCGGTGGAGCGCACCACTAGGCGAGGCAGTTGATCCAGATGGGCCACGAAGTCAGGTTGATGCCGGCGGAGTTCGTGAAGGCATTCAACATTCGGAACAAGAGCGATGCGGCCGATGCCAAGGCGATCTGGCTGGCGGTGCGGCAGCCCGGCAAGCCGGTGGCGGTGAAAACGGAAATGCAGCAGGCGATGTTGACGTTGCACCGGATGCGCGAGCAACTGGTGAAGTTCCGCACGATGCAGAGCAACGGACTGCGAGGGCTGCTGACGGAATACGGCGAGGTGATGAGCCGGGGCCGCGCGAAACTGGATGGCGAGATTCCGGCGGTGCTGGGGCGGCTTGCAGAGCGATTGCCAGTAGCGTTGATCGCCACGTTGCGCGAGCACTGGAACGAGCTGGCGAGGCTGGACGGACAGATTGCCGAGATCGAGCGACGCATGCGTGCGTGGCAGAAGGAGAACCGGGCTGTGAAGGCGATCAGCGAGATTCCCGGTGTCGGCCTTCTGACGGCGACGGCAGCGGTGGCGATGATGGGTGACGCAAAGGCATTCAGATCAGGTCGAGAGTTTGCGGCATGGGCGGGACTGGTGCCGGAGCAGACGGGCTCAGGTGGCAAGGTGAATCTGCACGGTATCAGCAAGCGCGGCGACACGTATTTGCGCACGCTGCTGATTCACGGTGCACGCAGCGTTCTGACACACGCGAAAGATCCTGGCCCCTGGGTCGAGCAGATGAAGAAGCGGCGACCAATGAACGTAATCGTCGTCGCGTTGGCCAACAAGATGGCAAGAACGATCTGGGCCGTGCTGGCTCACGATCGGCAGTATCAGAAAGGCTACGTGAGTGTGAGACCCGTTTGAACAGGCCAACACCGGGTTGAAGATAAACGTTTAACACAGGGTGAACGTCGAAAGGTTGCGCAGCAATCGAGTGCGATGACAAGCCAGGTAGGACCGGGACTCGCTAAACCTGTATAGCCTGATGAGCTTCGAGCTCGCCGGACAAATGAGGTGCGAGTCAGCGAATTTCATAGGGGCCTGCAGCAGTTGTACCGGCTGCAACAAGGCCGGATATAAAGCTGCAGCCCATCCTGTCAGTCTGAACCCACGAAAACTGTTGCAAACGGGACGCGTTCATATAAAGGCTATGACTCGGATGCCTTCGTGAACACCATCCGCGCTGCACATGCGAAGGCCGTTATTCCACCGCGCTCGAATCGAAAGACCAAGCGGCTCCACTCGTTACGACAAGCTCGCAGGCAACTATCTCGCCTTCGCGGTGCTTACCTGCGCCTTTGGGCCGCTGGTGAGAATGTGAACAGGACCTAGTGCAATTGCGTGCGGTGTGACGCGGGTGTCGCGTGCCGCGCGCGACATCGCGCATGGCGCGTGCCCGGTGTACTGCACCGCTATGGCGCACGTCGACACCAACGGTACGACTAATCGATCGGTCGGGCGATGCGGCACCGCACCACCCGCTTGTCACCGGCTCGCGAATCGGAGCTTCGTCGGTCGGCGCACCGCGGCTTTGGACGGCCGTTGCGCGGCCGATGCACAGAAGCTGCAAGACATCCGCATGACAAAAACGGTAGTTTGCTATCGAATTACTTTGCCCCTATCATCTCGTGCATGACGAATCTGCCCGATCTCCGCCTCGCCGTCAGCAGCCTGCTGGTGCTCAGCGCGCGCAAGTGGCGCCGCACCAGCGACGCGGTGCTGACCGCATACAACGTGTCCGAGGCCTGCGCCACGCCGCTGCTGATCGCCGGGCGCCTGGGCGAAGGCGTGCGCCAGGGCACGCTGGCCGAACACGTCGGCATCGAAGGGCCGTCGCTCGTGCGGCTGCTCGACCAGCTGTGCGCGGCCGGTCTCGCGCGCCGCGACGAGGACCCGTACGATCGTCGCGCGAAAACGATCTCGCTGACGGCCGCCGGCCGCTCGGTCACCGCGAAGATGGAAGAAGACCTGCGCGTGCTGCGCGCGCAGGTGCTCAAGGGCGTGTCGCGCGCCGACCTCGAGGCGACGCTGCGCGTGCTGAATGCGTTCAACGCCGCCGACGTGCCGAACCCGGCCCCGGGCACGCCGCAATCCGCCAGTTCCGCGTCATGACCTTTCCGAGCCTTCGCGACTGGCTGTTCTCGGGCAAGACGTTCGCCGCGTCGATGCTCGCGCTGTACCTCGGCCTGTATTTTCAGCTGCCGCGTCCGTACTGGGCGATGGCGAGCGTCTACATCGTGTCGAACCCGTTCGTCGGCGCGACGCGTTCCAAGGCGCTGTATCGCGCGCTCGGCACCGCGCTCGGCGCAGCCGCCGCGATCCTGTTCGTGCCGCCATTCGTCGAGACGCCGATCCTGTTCAGCATCATCGTCGCGACGTGGTGCGGCACGCTGCTCTACCTCGCGATCTCGGACCGCACCGCGCGCAGCTACGTGTTCATGCTGGCCGGTTACACGATGCCGCTCATCGCGCTGCCGACGGTGGCCGATCCGTCGACGATCTTCGACGTCGCGATCGCCCGCACCGAGGAGATCGTCCTCGGCATCGTGTGCGCGAGCGTGGTCGGCAGCACCGTGTTCCCGAACCGGCTCGCGCCGACGCTGATCGAACGCACCGATGCATGGTTCAAGGATGCCGCGTTCTACGGGCGCGAGACGTTGTCCGGGCATCTCGCGGGCAAGGCGCTGTCCGCGTGCCGCCAGCGCCTCGCCGCCACCATCACCGGCCTCGAGTTTCTGCTGAGCCAGCTGAGCTACGACCACGCGCATCCGCGCGTGCTCGAGCGCGCGCAGGCGCTCGCGGGCCGGATGCAGCTGTTCCTGCCGCTGATGTCGTCGCTGGCCGACCCGCTCGTCGCGCTGATGCGCGAACTGAAAGTGCGCCCGCCCGGGCTCGACGCGCTGCTCGCCGACGCCGCGAAGTGGTTCGATGCGCCGCTGCCGGCCGTGAAGGCCGACACCGGCGGCGAGATGGCGCACGATCCGGCCGCGGACGACCTGCGCGCGCGCATCGCGGCGCTGCAGCCGCCCGACAGCGCACTCGCGAGCTGGGACGGCGCGCTGCTGTCGAACGCGCTGTGGCGTCTGCGTCAGGTCATCGACATCTGGCAGGACTGCCGCTCGCTGCGCGCGCTGATCGCGAACGAGTCGGGCATCTGGCAGCCGCGTTTCAGGCACTGGCGGCTCGGCGGCACCGAGCGTTTCTTCGATCGCGGGATGATGCTGTTCTCGACGCTGACCGTGGCCGGCGCGATCGTGTTCGCGTGCTGGCTGTGGATCGCGTCGGGCTGGCACGACGGCGCCGGCGCGGTCACGCTGGCCGCCGTCGCGTGCAGCTTCTTCGCCGCGCTCGACGAGCCCGCACCGCTCGTGTTCAAGTTCTTCCTCGCGACCGCCGCGAGCGTCGTGTTCGCGGGCCTGTACCTGTTCGCCGTGCTGCCGCACGTGCACGACTTCGCGATGCTCGTGCTGATGTTCGCCGGCCCGTTCATCCTGATCGGCACGCTGCTGCCGCGCCCGCAGTTCAACATGGTGACGATGCTCGTCGCCGTCAACACGGCGACCTTCATCAGCATCCAGAGCGCGTACGACGCCGACTTCTTCGTGTTCCTGAACAGCAACCTCGCCGGTGTCGCCGGGTTGCTGTTCGCGTATCTGTGGACGCGCGCGACGCGGCCGTTCGGCGCCGAACTCGCCGTGCGACGGCTGCTGCGCTCGGGCTGGGAGGACGTCGCGCGCTCCGCGTCGACGCAGCCGCTCGACGACCAGCGCAACCATGCGTCGCGGATGCTCGATCGCGTCACGCAATTGCTGCCGCGGCTCGGCGCGTCGGACGATCATCGTCATCCGTCGATCGAGAGCTTCCGCGACCTGCGCATCGCGCTGAACGCGCTCGACCTGCGCCGCGCGCGCCGCAGACTGTCGGGCGACGTGCCCGATGCGATCGACCGCGTGCTGGCCGGCGTCACCGATCACTACGCGCACTGCGCGGCCGCCAACGCACGGCAGCCGGCGCCGCCCGCGCTGCTCGCGTCGATCGACGATGCGCTGCGGCGCGTGGCGGGCCGCACCCGGCCGCACGCCGCGTCGGCCGGCGCGGCGGAGGCCGGCGCGACGCCTGCGGCACCGACGTCGCGCGCCGCGCACCGGCGCTTGCGCAATACGCTGCACGCGCTCGTCGGGCTGCGGCTGTCGCTGTACCCGGCCGCGGCCGCGCAGCCGCCGCAGGCCACGGCGGACGGAGCACGCGCATGATCCGGCTTTCCCACCCGTCCTTCCGAGCGCGACCATGATCGGCGAAATCGACATCTTCGGCGTATTCGTGCCGGCTCCCCTCGTGCTGATGCTGATCGCGTATCTGATCAACATCGTCGTGCGCGCGCTGCTCGAGCGCGTCGGCTTCTACCGCCTCGTCTGGCACCGTTCGATCTTCGATCTCGGCATCTACGTGTTCGTGCTTGCCGCCGTCGTGGTCGTGTCTCACCATCTCGTGGCTAGCTAATCGTGAAAAAAACCTGGTACTCGGCAGGACAGATCCTGCTCACGCTGATCGTCGTCGTCGTGGCCGCCCTCGTGTTGTGGCGCATCATCAATTACTACATGTTCTCGCCGTGGACCCGCGACGGGCACGTGCGCGCCGACGTGATCCAGGTCGCGCCGGACGTGGCCGGCCTCATCACGTCGGTGCAGGTCGCCGACAACCAGGAGGTCAAGCGCGGCCAGGTGCTGTTCGTGATCGATCAGGCGCGCTACACGCTCGCGCAACGCCTCGCCGAAGCGACCCTCGCGCAGCGCCGCGCGACGCTCGCCCAGGCGAAGCGCGAATATGCGCGCAACCTGCAGCTCGGCAATCTGGTGGCGAGCGAACAGGTCGAGGAAAGCCGCACGCGCGTCGAGCAGGGCGAAGCCGCCGTCGCCGATGCGCAGGTGTCGCTCGACACCGCGAAACTGAATCTCCAGCGCACCACGATCGTGAGCCCGGTCGACGGCTATCTGAACGATCGCGCGCCGCGCACCGGCGAATACGTGGCGGCCGGCCGTGCGGTGCTGTCGGTCGTCGATCGCAACTCGTTCCGCGTGGACGGCTATTTCGAGGAAACCAAGCTGCGCGGCATCCATATCGGCGAGCCGGTCGACATCGTCGTGATGGGCGAGCCGCATCCGCTGCGCGGCCACGTGCAGAGCATCGTCGCCGCGATCGAGGATCGCGACCGCACGCAGGGCGCGAACCTGCTGCCGAACGTGAACCCGGCATTCAGCTGGGTGCGGCTCGCGCAGCGCGTGCCGGTGCGCGTCGTGCTCGACGAGGTGCCGGACGATTTCCGGATGATCGCCGGCCGCACCGCGACCGTCGCGGTGCGCTCGCATGACGCGCGCCGTGACGACAAGACGCGGCCGGCATCGGCGCCCGCCGCGGCCAGCGCGACTGGAGCATCGCAATGAAGCGGCATGGGCTGCGCCTCGCGGCGGCGCTCGCGCCGCTCGCGCTCGCACTCGGCGCGTGCAAGTCGGTCGGCCCCGATTACGCGCTGCCGCAGCACGCATACGTGAATGCGCCGCTCGCGAACCATGCGCTCGACGATGCGGACGGCGCGCTCGTCTCGCGCGATGCGGTGCCCGGCAACTGGTGGCAGCTGTACGACGATCCGGTGCTGAATGCGCTGGTGCAGAGCGCGCTGAAATCGAACACCGACCTGCGCGTCGCTGCAGCGAACCTCGCGCGCTCGCGCGCGGCGCTGGAGGTCGCCAACGAACAGGGCGGCTTCTCGGGCCACGCCGAAGCCGGCGTGCAACGCGCGCAGGAATCGGCCGAACAGTATCTGCTCGAGAACAAGCTGCCGGTCGTCAACGAAGGCGCGGTCGGCATCAACGTGTCGTACGAGCTCGATCTGTTCGGCAAGCTGCGGCGTGGCGTCGAGGCCGCGCACGCGGACAGCGACGCGGTGCAGGCGGCGGCCGACCTCGCGCGCATCACCGTCGTCGCGGATGTGGTGCGGGCGTACGTCGAGTCGTGCTCCGCCGGCGACGAACTCGCGATCGCGAAGCAGTCGCTCGCGCTGCAGCAGCAGCGTGTGAAGCTGTCGCAGCGGCTGCGCGACGCGGGACGCGGCAATCAGACCGACGTGACGCGCGGCGTCACGCAGGTACGCACGCTGTCGGCCGACATCCCGCGCTTCGAAGGCCGGCGCAAGATCGCGCAATACCAGCTCGCCGCCTTGCTCGCGCGAGCGCCCGCAGATCTGCCGAAGGCCGTCGCCGAATGCGAGCGGCTGCCGCAGCTGCGCCAACCGATCCCGATCGGCGACGGCGCCGCGCTGCTGCGCCGCCGTCCCGACGTTCGCGAAGCCGAGCGCCAGCTCGCGGCTGCCACGGCCCGCATCGGCGTGGCAACCGCCGCGCTGTATCCGTCGGTGAGCATCGGGTTATCCGCGGGTTCGGTCGGCGTCGCCGCCGATCTGTTCTCGTCGACCACCAACCGCTGGTCGTTCGGGCCGCTGATCAGCTGGGCGTTCCCGATCAACGGCCAGCGTGCGCGCGTGCGCGAAGCCGAAGCGGCGACCGGCGGCGCGCTCGCGCACTTCGACGGCGTCGTGCTGAACGCGCTGCGCGAAACGCAGTCGAGCCTCGCGACCTATGCGGCCGACGTGCAGCGCACCGACGCGCTGCGCACGGCCTACGAATCGGCGCGAAGTTCCGCCGACGAAACGCACCGGCTCTATATGGCCGGGCGCGAGTCGTTCATTTCGGATCTGGATGCGACGCGCACGTTGACGAGCGTGCGCGCGCAGGTCGCGGCGGCTGAGGGGCAGGTTGCGGCGGATCAGGTCAGGTTGTTCCTCGCGCTCGGCGGGGGGTGGGAGGGCGATGGGGAGGTGGTGGCGGGCGTGGCGGCGGGTTCGGCACCAGCATCGGCGGCGGCTAAGTCGGCGGCATCGGCAATGGGTCGGTAAGTTTCCGTGTGGCGACAAAGCGCGACGAGCGTGTCGCGTCTACTACCGCCCCGCGGTCGCGGTTGCGTTCACGCGCAATCGCCGTTGCGGAGAAGACCGCGCCGACATCGCGCCGCACCCGCATTCCCGATAAACTCGTCTGCGGTTTTCGTCCTTCGCTCGCCGCGCGTCGCGCGGCTCACTTCCCGGAGAGTCCTCATGCGAACCAGCGCCCGTAACCAATTCCCCGGCCGGATCGACGTCGTCAAGCCCGGCGCCGTCAACGACGAAGTCACGCTGCGTACCGACAATGGCCTCGAGATCGTCGCCGTGATCACGCACGGCAGCGCAGCGTCGCTGGGCCTCGCGGCGGGGACGAATGCCTTCGCGCTCGTCAAGGCGTCGTCGGTGATCGTGATGGTCGACGTCGACAGCAGCAAGGTATCGGCCCGCAACTGCATCGCCGGCACCGTGTCGTCGATTGCGAAAGGCGCGGTGAATTCCGAAGTCGTGATTCGCGCGGCCGGCGGCGCCGAGATCGTCGCGATCGTTACCAACGATAGCGTCGATCGTCTCGGTCTCGCGAGCGGCAAGGCCGCATCCGCAGTCTTCAAGGCATCGAGCGTGATCGTCGCCGTCGCGTGATTGGCCGTTCACGCAGCTGAGCGCCGTAACGACCCGGAGCAGTTGGCGACACCCGTATGCGTTGGCTGCGCAAATCAGCTTGCGGGCATAGCAACAAGATCGATGCTTTGAAGACATCCGCCGCGACGTCGTCGGCGTGGCCGCCACGCGTTAGCGCCGGCATGGGCGAGCGCGCGGTAAGTGCCGCGCTCGCACCGAATAATCAGCATTGATACCGCAGGGGAACGAGGAACGACGCCCCATAAACGGTTACCTTGCCGTCCAGGCAGACGACGTCCTCGTCTTTGTCAGTGCCGATGACGGTGATGAATGTCCGGAAAATGCGCGTGACTGTGCGTGATCGGCAGATGCACGTGCGGATGGGTGTGCGGCTCGTTGCCGTCGTACGGAAAGTCGTGCGCGTGCTGATGGTGTTCGTCGTGACGATGCCGGTGCGCGTGTTCGAGCCGTTCGTGCGCGTGCTCGTGTTCGTGCCGCTCGCGCACATGCAGCCAGATGCCGAGCGCCATCAGTGCGGAGGCGGCCCAGAACGTGACGGACGGCAGCGCCGGCCAGATCAACAGTGACAGCAAGACGCCGAACAGCGGCGCCACGGAGAAGTACGCACCCGTGCGTGCGCTGCCGAGGTGGCGCAGCGCGACGACGAACAGCACGAGACTGATGCCATATCCGCCGAGTCCGGTGAGCATCGCGGCGAGCGTAATCGGAACGGTCGGCAACGCGGCGCCCGTCGCGAGCGCGATGGCGATATTCACCGGGCCCGCGACGAGGCCCTTCACGCATGCGATGACCATCGCATCGTTCGCGGCGACCTTGCGCGTCAGGTTGTTGTCGATCGCCCAGCACAGACAGGCGCCGGCAATCAGCAGCGCACCGGCCGGCACGCCCGCCTGGGCCGGCGCCCACGACAGCAGGATGCCCCCGGCGACGATCGCCACCATGCCGCCGAACACCTGCAGATCGACGTTCTCGCGGAATACGACCCACGCGATGACGGCGGTCAACACGCCTTCCAGATTGAGCAGCAACGCGCTCGTCGCGGCCGGCGTCGTCGACAGCCCGAGCATCAGCAGCGCAGGGCCTGCGATGCCGCCGGCCGCGATCGCTCCGGCGAGCCAAGGCAGCTCGGCACGTTGCAGCGGTGCGGCGCCATCCGTCGACGGACGGTGCCCGCGCAATGCGCGCAGGCCGATTACAACCCCGAGGCCGACACCGCTGCCGAGATAGAAAAGACCTGCGACCATGAACGGCGACATCGTACCGATCAGCGCCTTGGCGAGCGGCGTCGCAGCGCCGAACAAGATGGCGGCTGTGAGCGCGACGAGAATCGCGGAGTGTCTGGGGTTCATGATGCGGATTGGCGTTGAGTGTCGGGAGTGGATATCGGTATTGTGCGCCGGGAGATCGGGCCAACGGGCGACGGGCAGTGCTTCAGCGAAATCGGTTTTGCGGTGCGCTTACATCGAGCGCCGGGCAGCGCGATTCGGTTGAGCTTTCGGCTGTGGGTGGTATTGCGTCGCGCGCATGATGCGTGCCGGCGCGGCGGTTCGGGCGAGACATTATGGCGGTTGCGGCGCGCGGCGACAATCGACGTAAGGCAATCGCGGCGCGGCGTGGTGATTGCGCATCGGGGCTCGCTGACGTGCTGGCCGATCGGGCGCGGCGAAGCCGATTCTGCGATATGGATTCGTGCGGAGCTACTCGGCCGGCTCTTCGTCGGAGATCCGTCGGCGTGAGTCGCGCCCAGGTGTGGCGATATCAGTAGCCCGAACTATTATTGTTTGCGGTGAATCTGTTCGTGAGGCTGCAACTTGCGATTGCGTATACGGCTTCGTATCGGATTTATATCCGCTCGATGCGATTGATGCGTTGCCTGCGTTGCCTGCGTTGCCTGCGTCGTCGCGTGTCTGCGTGTCTGCGTGTCTGCGTGTCTGCGGTTCTGCGTGTCTGCGGTTCTGCGGTTCTGCGTGTCTGCGGTTCTGCGGTTCTGCGGTTCTGCGGTTCTGCGGTTCTGCGGTTCTGCGGTTCTGCGGTTCTGCGGTTCTGCGGTTCTGCGGTTCTGCGGTTCTGCGGTTCTGCGGTTCTGCGGTTCTGCGGTTCTGCGGTTCTGCGGTTCTGCGGTTCTGCGGTTCTGCGGTTCTGCGGTTCTGCGGTTCTGCGGTTCTGCGGTGCGCGGGGAGCGCGCGGAACGGCGGGCGGTCGGGATAGTTCGTCGATTGGGGTCGACAGCCAAGGGCGCGGCGACAAAGCAGACACCAGTGACCGACGGGTCAAGTGCCGTCGACCGCCAGGCGGTTCGATGCCGGTGCAATGATGGAAATCAGATGATGGTGGTGTGGGCAGCGCAGGTCGTACCGACGCGCCCTCTAGCATTCGCCGGTCCGTCACACGATGCGCTGCATGCGCAGCGCGGGCTGGATGTTGCCGCGCGCTCGCGCGGCAACACATCGGGCGTTACTCGTTCGCGGCCGTCTGCTGTTCGGCCTGCGGTGCTGCGTCCGACGGCGCATCCGTCGGTGCGTCTGCGGGTGCCGGCTGCGATGCCGCTGAATCGACAGGCGCCTGCGCTTTCGGCTGCTGCGGTGCACCCTTTGCCGCCTGCGCCCCACCCTTGCCCGGCCGGCGCGATTTCAATAGGCGCGCGCGCGCGGCATCGTCGTGCGTCACGCGACCGGCTTCGTTACCTTGCAGATCGACCCGCACCGCGTCTTCGACGAGACACGACCAATAACGATTGCCGCGGCACCACGTGGACATCGCTTCGCGCAACTCCGCTTCGCTCAGCCCGACGGACTGCGCCTCGCGCGCGAGGTCGTCCCAGATGCC
This window encodes:
- a CDS encoding MarR family winged helix-turn-helix transcriptional regulator — protein: MTNLPDLRLAVSSLLVLSARKWRRTSDAVLTAYNVSEACATPLLIAGRLGEGVRQGTLAEHVGIEGPSLVRLLDQLCAAGLARRDEDPYDRRAKTISLTAAGRSVTAKMEEDLRVLRAQVLKGVSRADLEATLRVLNAFNAADVPNPAPGTPQSASSAS
- a CDS encoding efflux transporter outer membrane subunit encodes the protein MKRHGLRLAAALAPLALALGACKSVGPDYALPQHAYVNAPLANHALDDADGALVSRDAVPGNWWQLYDDPVLNALVQSALKSNTDLRVAAANLARSRAALEVANEQGGFSGHAEAGVQRAQESAEQYLLENKLPVVNEGAVGINVSYELDLFGKLRRGVEAAHADSDAVQAAADLARITVVADVVRAYVESCSAGDELAIAKQSLALQQQRVKLSQRLRDAGRGNQTDVTRGVTQVRTLSADIPRFEGRRKIAQYQLAALLARAPADLPKAVAECERLPQLRQPIPIGDGAALLRRRPDVREAERQLAAATARIGVATAALYPSVSIGLSAGSVGVAADLFSSTTNRWSFGPLISWAFPINGQRARVREAEAATGGALAHFDGVVLNALRETQSSLATYAADVQRTDALRTAYESARSSADETHRLYMAGRESFISDLDATRTLTSVRAQVAAAEGQVAADQVRLFLALGGGWEGDGEVVAGVAAGSAPASAAAKSAASAMGR
- a CDS encoding ProQ/FINO family protein, whose translation is MGFEQLAELRAQLAAKAKQERNAKQPATQPDAGAKPKSGNRPARGAKSGAPAKAPSGAKPASAKPSTPVDPVIVAIGKLQRRFPRAFPKNPAPKVPLKVGIWDDLAREAQSVGLSEAELREAMSTWCRGNRYWSCLVEDAVRVDLQGNEAGRVTHDDAARARLLKSRRPGKGGAQAAKGAPQQPKAQAPVDSAASQPAPADAPTDAPSDAAPQAEQQTAANE
- a CDS encoding DMT family transporter, with the translated sequence MNPRHSAILVALTAAILFGAATPLAKALIGTMSPFMVAGLFYLGSGVGLGVVIGLRALRGHRPSTDGAAPLQRAELPWLAGAIAAGGIAGPALLMLGLSTTPAATSALLLNLEGVLTAVIAWVVFRENVDLQVFGGMVAIVAGGILLSWAPAQAGVPAGALLIAGACLCWAIDNNLTRKVAANDAMVIACVKGLVAGPVNIAIALATGAALPTVPITLAAMLTGLGGYGISLVLFVVALRHLGSARTGAYFSVAPLFGVLLSLLIWPALPSVTFWAASALMALGIWLHVRERHEHEHAHERLEHAHRHRHDEHHQHAHDFPYDGNEPHTHPHVHLPITHSHAHFPDIHHRHRH
- a CDS encoding DUF1656 domain-containing protein — protein: MIGEIDIFGVFVPAPLVLMLIAYLINIVVRALLERVGFYRLVWHRSIFDLGIYVFVLAAVVVVSHHLVAS
- a CDS encoding FUSC family protein; amino-acid sequence: MTFPSLRDWLFSGKTFAASMLALYLGLYFQLPRPYWAMASVYIVSNPFVGATRSKALYRALGTALGAAAAILFVPPFVETPILFSIIVATWCGTLLYLAISDRTARSYVFMLAGYTMPLIALPTVADPSTIFDVAIARTEEIVLGIVCASVVGSTVFPNRLAPTLIERTDAWFKDAAFYGRETLSGHLAGKALSACRQRLAATITGLEFLLSQLSYDHAHPRVLERAQALAGRMQLFLPLMSSLADPLVALMRELKVRPPGLDALLADAAKWFDAPLPAVKADTGGEMAHDPAADDLRARIAALQPPDSALASWDGALLSNALWRLRQVIDIWQDCRSLRALIANESGIWQPRFRHWRLGGTERFFDRGMMLFSTLTVAGAIVFACWLWIASGWHDGAGAVTLAAVACSFFAALDEPAPLVFKFFLATAASVVFAGLYLFAVLPHVHDFAMLVLMFAGPFILIGTLLPRPQFNMVTMLVAVNTATFISIQSAYDADFFVFLNSNLAGVAGLLFAYLWTRATRPFGAELAVRRLLRSGWEDVARSASTQPLDDQRNHASRMLDRVTQLLPRLGASDDHRHPSIESFRDLRIALNALDLRRARRRLSGDVPDAIDRVLAGVTDHYAHCAAANARQPAPPALLASIDDALRRVAGRTRPHAASAGAAEAGATPAAPTSRAAHRRLRNTLHALVGLRLSLYPAAAAQPPQATADGARA
- a CDS encoding TOBE domain-containing protein; this translates as MRTSARNQFPGRIDVVKPGAVNDEVTLRTDNGLEIVAVITHGSAASLGLAAGTNAFALVKASSVIVMVDVDSSKVSARNCIAGTVSSIAKGAVNSEVVIRAAGGAEIVAIVTNDSVDRLGLASGKAASAVFKASSVIVAVA
- a CDS encoding HlyD family secretion protein, encoding MKKTWYSAGQILLTLIVVVVAALVLWRIINYYMFSPWTRDGHVRADVIQVAPDVAGLITSVQVADNQEVKRGQVLFVIDQARYTLAQRLAEATLAQRRATLAQAKREYARNLQLGNLVASEQVEESRTRVEQGEAAVADAQVSLDTAKLNLQRTTIVSPVDGYLNDRAPRTGEYVAAGRAVLSVVDRNSFRVDGYFEETKLRGIHIGEPVDIVVMGEPHPLRGHVQSIVAAIEDRDRTQGANLLPNVNPAFSWVRLAQRVPVRVVLDEVPDDFRMIAGRTATVAVRSHDARRDDKTRPASAPAAASATGASQ